One genomic region from Rubinisphaera margarita encodes:
- a CDS encoding LL-diaminopimelate aminotransferase, whose product MTAINENFLKLKAGYLFPEIGRRVNAFVEANPKAKVIKLGIGDVTEPLPPAVIEAMHKALDEMASRETFKGYGPEQGYGFLRDAIAKHDYADRGVKVNADEIFISDGSKCDTGNILDILGNDNLIAVLDPVYPVYVDTNVMAGHTGSADSQGRYQGLVYLPVTAENDFTPELPSEPVDVIYLCYPNNPTGVVATKETLKKWVDYAIENKAIILYDAAYEAFITDSDIPRSIYEIEGARDVAIEFRSFSKTAGFTGTRCAFTVVPKTLTVKSSAGNDVSLHQLWNRRQSTKFNGVSYVIQKGAEAVYSEAGQQQVKELVSFYLENARLLREGLEKVGIEVYGGVNAPYVWLKTPDELGSWEFFDHLLEKAHLVGTPGSGFGAAGEGYFRLSAFNSRENVEEAVKRIQKLME is encoded by the coding sequence ATGACAGCCATCAACGAAAACTTCCTGAAACTTAAAGCCGGTTACCTGTTCCCCGAAATTGGCCGGCGGGTCAACGCATTCGTTGAGGCCAACCCGAAAGCCAAGGTCATCAAGCTCGGCATCGGCGATGTCACCGAACCACTGCCGCCCGCGGTCATCGAGGCCATGCATAAGGCACTGGACGAGATGGCCAGCCGCGAGACGTTCAAAGGCTATGGACCGGAACAAGGCTACGGGTTTCTTCGCGATGCCATCGCAAAGCACGACTACGCCGACCGGGGTGTGAAGGTGAATGCCGATGAGATCTTCATCTCCGACGGCAGCAAATGCGACACGGGGAACATCCTCGATATTCTCGGCAACGATAACCTGATCGCCGTGCTCGATCCGGTGTATCCGGTTTACGTCGATACCAACGTCATGGCCGGCCACACTGGTTCGGCTGACAGCCAGGGGCGCTACCAGGGACTCGTCTACCTGCCGGTGACGGCTGAGAACGATTTCACGCCGGAACTGCCCAGTGAACCGGTCGACGTGATCTATCTCTGTTATCCCAACAACCCGACCGGCGTTGTGGCGACGAAAGAGACGCTCAAGAAGTGGGTCGATTACGCGATCGAGAACAAGGCGATCATCCTTTACGATGCTGCCTATGAAGCCTTCATTACCGATTCCGACATTCCCCGTTCGATCTACGAGATCGAAGGAGCCCGGGATGTGGCGATTGAGTTCCGCAGCTTCAGCAAAACGGCCGGCTTCACGGGAACCCGTTGTGCCTTCACTGTGGTGCCGAAGACATTGACGGTGAAGTCGTCGGCCGGGAATGACGTTTCCCTGCACCAGCTGTGGAACCGTCGTCAGTCGACGAAGTTCAATGGCGTTTCCTACGTCATTCAGAAGGGTGCGGAAGCCGTCTATTCGGAAGCCGGTCAGCAGCAGGTCAAAGAGCTGGTTTCATTCTACCTCGAGAACGCTCGTCTGCTTCGCGAAGGTCTGGAGAAGGTTGGCATCGAAGTCTACGGCGGCGTGAATGCTCCATATGTCTGGCTGAAGACGCCGGACGAGCTGGGCAGCTGGGAGTTCTTCGACCACCTGCTCGAAAAGGCCCACCTGGTCGGAACACCGGGAAGCGGATTCGGAGCCGCCGGCGAAGGCTACTTCCGCCTGAGTGCATTCAACTCACGCGAGAACGTCGAAGAAGCCGTGAAGCGGATTCAAAAACTGATGGAGTAG
- a CDS encoding sulfite exporter TauE/SafE family protein, with translation MESFIVLISGAGTGIVAGLFGVGGSFLLVPLLSMTTAYPMELIVGSCACQVLGPATAASLSHRPRRREFRIPLILLGGIVVGTVVGADVLDGLQNSATMTSETLSRIVQWSYLILLWSLGLFSWWESRLHRRGKGIPIGWARWKWLRPTCEVFGRNRRHQISIVSLSGFGLFVGFLSGFLGLSGGVVLLPGLHYAYGIATKRAAVMSMILVWLIAMQATVIHAWYQRVDLLMVTLLLLGGTLGAKVGVRLSQRMSGGKLREHFAWLLLLTAIGLSIYLGLSRKADETSSNRAVESKQTTMLPKNNSGVRIGN, from the coding sequence ATGGAATCGTTCATTGTTCTGATCTCGGGAGCGGGAACGGGGATCGTCGCCGGCCTGTTCGGAGTCGGCGGCAGCTTCCTGCTCGTGCCTCTGCTCAGCATGACGACCGCTTATCCCATGGAACTGATCGTCGGCAGCTGCGCCTGCCAGGTTTTGGGGCCAGCCACCGCGGCTTCGCTCTCGCACCGACCACGGAGACGGGAATTTCGCATCCCGCTGATTCTGCTCGGCGGAATCGTGGTCGGCACCGTCGTCGGAGCGGACGTTCTCGATGGCCTCCAGAACTCCGCGACCATGACCTCGGAAACGCTCTCCCGCATCGTCCAGTGGAGCTATCTGATTCTGCTCTGGTCGCTGGGGCTGTTCAGCTGGTGGGAATCGCGGCTGCATCGTCGCGGCAAAGGCATTCCAATCGGCTGGGCCCGCTGGAAGTGGCTCAGGCCGACCTGCGAAGTTTTCGGTCGGAACCGCCGCCATCAGATTTCGATCGTTTCATTGAGCGGATTCGGGCTGTTCGTTGGATTCCTTTCCGGATTCCTGGGCCTCAGTGGTGGCGTCGTTCTCCTGCCCGGTCTGCATTATGCCTATGGAATCGCGACAAAACGGGCCGCCGTGATGTCGATGATTCTTGTCTGGCTGATCGCGATGCAGGCCACGGTGATTCATGCCTGGTATCAGCGAGTCGATCTGTTGATGGTCACCCTGCTGCTTTTGGGAGGAACACTCGGAGCGAAGGTGGGGGTTCGCCTGAGTCAACGCATGTCGGGCGGAAAACTTCGCGAACACTTTGCCTGGCTGCTCCTGCTGACAGCCATCGGACTTTCAATCTATCTGGGACTGTCGAGGAAGGCGGACGAGACTTCGAGCAACCGCGCTGTGGAATCGAAGCAGACGACCATGCTGCCTAAAAACAACAGCGGCGTCCGAATTGGTAATTGA
- a CDS encoding sugar phosphate isomerase/epimerase family protein — protein sequence MTDRPKVLISAFGDEAANTKTIIEQMAVLSSLGLKYYSPRFVDVAGTGEVKHVVDLSAKEWKQMKKVQDDYGMSVTSIGARLGKVKLLDQEDGSHNKYVDPQKYLKGEVQNTINAAKALGAKLIRGFSFYHPQGEAPEGYINQAAERLGPIVEACAKEGIVYGLEVEANLIGQNGRMLAALAKKVKHPNMVCIFDGGNLSTQNMTPVECFKEYEAMRSDTGWIHVKDYRIDPSLVWTGVVDEDRLKNFVPADIGDSGHEAIFRDLARHLPKLTKKMTKLGAPGFFLELEPHLKGGGQFGGFSGPDGMGVAVRALCRLLDYAGISYDLRTMDDIVEARGF from the coding sequence ATGACAGATCGCCCCAAAGTTCTGATCAGCGCCTTTGGCGATGAAGCTGCCAACACCAAGACCATCATCGAGCAGATGGCTGTGCTCTCGAGCCTCGGTCTGAAGTACTACAGCCCTCGCTTTGTCGATGTCGCCGGCACCGGCGAAGTGAAGCACGTTGTCGATCTCTCCGCCAAAGAGTGGAAGCAGATGAAAAAAGTGCAGGACGACTACGGCATGTCGGTGACCAGCATCGGAGCCCGCCTCGGCAAGGTGAAGCTGCTTGATCAGGAAGACGGCTCTCACAACAAGTACGTCGATCCGCAGAAGTATCTGAAAGGCGAAGTCCAGAACACGATCAACGCGGCCAAGGCCCTGGGTGCGAAGCTGATTCGTGGTTTTTCGTTCTATCATCCCCAGGGAGAGGCACCGGAAGGCTACATCAATCAGGCCGCTGAACGCCTCGGACCTATTGTCGAAGCCTGTGCCAAAGAAGGCATCGTTTACGGCCTCGAAGTGGAAGCCAACCTCATCGGACAGAACGGACGCATGCTTGCCGCTCTGGCTAAGAAGGTCAAGCATCCGAACATGGTCTGCATCTTTGACGGCGGGAACCTGTCGACCCAGAACATGACCCCGGTCGAATGCTTCAAAGAATACGAAGCCATGCGGAGTGACACCGGCTGGATCCACGTGAAGGACTACCGGATCGATCCGTCGCTGGTGTGGACCGGCGTGGTCGATGAGGACCGACTGAAGAACTTCGTTCCGGCTGATATTGGCGATTCGGGTCACGAAGCCATCTTCCGCGATCTGGCCAGACATCTGCCGAAGCTGACGAAGAAGATGACGAAGCTCGGAGCTCCCGGCTTCTTCCTCGAACTCGAACCGCACCTGAAAGGGGGCGGGCAGTTCGGCGGCTTCAGCGGACCGGACGGAATGGGCGTCGCCGTGCGGGCTCTCTGCCGTCTGCTCGATTACGCCGGAATCAGCTACGACCTGCGGACGATGGACGACATCGTCGAGGCTCGCGGCTTCTAA
- a CDS encoding metalloprotease, producing MQSSQSPMFWSFPAGSLLATRIRISVFFPLLFLVLLFRLDAQVALAVAGILLVSTLLHELLGHVLIARYTGGSGNEVLLWPVGGLAYVQPANTFTSQFFTAAGGPLVNLIICIAFLPTILWVDGGTRAFNPFVLPIAEFSAAWFEEFLILVFFINWLSVLVNLLPIYPLDGGRMLEACLIGHGAVLERKRLCLNIGTIAAIILSAIGLMFDNVWAVFLASLLLVLNVLETVNVQFGESFDDSFMGYDFSQGYTSLERSSSQTGVARKSFWARRREAREAKKAQHLAEQRQREAEQLDALLDKVHHHGIAALTPHERKFLDRTSKNLRTKDS from the coding sequence ATGCAGTCGTCACAAAGCCCCATGTTCTGGTCCTTCCCCGCCGGCTCTCTGCTGGCGACGCGGATAAGGATCAGCGTCTTTTTTCCGCTGCTTTTTCTGGTTCTGCTCTTTCGGCTCGATGCGCAGGTTGCTCTCGCGGTCGCGGGAATTCTGCTTGTCAGCACCCTGCTCCACGAACTGCTCGGACACGTTCTCATCGCCCGCTATACAGGCGGATCGGGGAATGAAGTCCTGCTCTGGCCTGTTGGTGGACTGGCCTATGTCCAACCCGCCAATACGTTTACGTCGCAATTCTTCACCGCGGCCGGCGGTCCGCTCGTTAACCTGATCATTTGCATTGCCTTCCTCCCGACCATCCTCTGGGTCGATGGGGGAACCCGCGCATTCAATCCGTTCGTACTCCCGATCGCTGAATTCTCGGCAGCCTGGTTCGAAGAGTTCCTGATCCTGGTGTTCTTTATCAACTGGCTGTCCGTGCTTGTGAATCTGTTGCCGATTTATCCGCTGGATGGCGGTCGGATGCTCGAAGCCTGTCTGATCGGCCACGGGGCGGTTCTGGAGCGGAAGCGGCTCTGTCTGAACATCGGAACCATCGCCGCGATCATCCTTTCGGCGATCGGACTGATGTTCGACAACGTCTGGGCAGTCTTTCTGGCGTCGCTCCTGCTCGTTCTGAACGTGCTCGAAACGGTGAACGTCCAGTTCGGCGAATCGTTTGACGACTCCTTCATGGGCTACGATTTCTCGCAGGGATACACATCGCTGGAACGCAGTTCCAGTCAGACGGGTGTGGCTCGCAAGAGCTTCTGGGCTCGCCGCCGGGAAGCCCGCGAGGCGAAGAAAGCACAGCATCTCGCCGAACAGCGGCAACGCGAAGCCGAGCAACTCGATGCTCTGCTCGACAAAGTTCACCACCACGGCATCGCCGCTCTGACGCCCCACGAACGCAAGTTCCTCGACCGCACCAGCAAAAACCTGCGCACCAAAGACAGCTGA